In the Ilumatobacteraceae bacterium genome, one interval contains:
- a CDS encoding collagen-binding domain-containing protein produces MTNHRPARRPDEGFTFVEVVVTIVVIGLMSSVIAAAIIVILRNGDGVVSSTSESHDTQQIVSYVPLDVASGPSRADAYRAATGGAAGDRGSGCDDVGNENVLRIDVTDRRLTVVDRRIAYQIVSTGETARIDRLVCEFDGTTWNSTSVLNVADALDGTASPIAEATVLVSNPAAPIVDQQVTGVEVRYVQRGDVETIQAAPREELPLSSSGVCGPDPLGATKNIDTFIEGDVHLDGTAVKSSLYVGGTLTFEGEPDVAQSNANPPDLGPGSPYNNVGLFANSVGWSASSGTLRVRSGTDAVVQDGNYVGGSSGPISEAGGTPRISLQGSGGQIIAPVGTDLPVPPGAAFIELRSCSDRMAALPDSCKNGACASHVGLPTGYPGTASAGGPQLDLTLVPNQVNVLNLEEANLLDLESIQLNFPPSQINQNTPVVINVGSQIGGTITFNPPTLVGIGSASVHVVWNFPNADVVNVVAGAGASTVDGTIMAPYSVVTSTISIKGGVIASEFYMSGSSLNASFSFEGIFGW; encoded by the coding sequence ATGACCAACCACCGTCCTGCTCGCCGCCCCGACGAAGGCTTCACGTTCGTCGAGGTCGTCGTGACCATCGTCGTGATCGGTTTGATGTCATCGGTGATCGCAGCCGCCATCATCGTCATCCTGCGCAATGGTGACGGCGTCGTGTCCAGCACCTCGGAGTCGCACGACACCCAGCAGATCGTCAGCTACGTCCCGCTGGACGTGGCGTCCGGACCCAGCCGAGCCGACGCGTACCGAGCGGCCACCGGAGGCGCAGCCGGCGACCGCGGCAGTGGGTGCGACGACGTCGGCAACGAGAACGTGCTGCGGATCGACGTCACCGATCGGCGGCTCACGGTCGTCGACCGTCGAATCGCCTACCAGATCGTGTCGACCGGCGAGACCGCCCGGATCGATCGACTCGTGTGCGAGTTCGACGGCACGACCTGGAACTCGACCTCGGTGCTCAACGTTGCCGATGCGCTCGACGGCACCGCCTCGCCGATCGCCGAGGCGACTGTGCTGGTCTCGAACCCTGCAGCGCCCATCGTCGACCAGCAGGTGACGGGTGTCGAGGTCCGCTACGTCCAGCGTGGCGACGTCGAGACCATCCAGGCCGCTCCGCGCGAAGAACTTCCGCTGTCGTCGAGCGGCGTGTGCGGCCCCGATCCTCTCGGAGCAACCAAGAACATCGACACGTTCATCGAAGGTGATGTCCATCTCGACGGCACGGCGGTCAAGAGCAGCCTCTACGTCGGCGGCACACTCACGTTCGAAGGCGAGCCCGATGTGGCACAGAGCAACGCCAACCCACCCGATCTGGGCCCGGGGTCTCCATACAACAACGTCGGGCTCTTCGCGAACAGCGTCGGATGGTCGGCTTCGTCCGGAACCCTCAGGGTCCGGAGCGGCACCGATGCCGTCGTGCAAGACGGAAACTACGTCGGTGGCAGCAGCGGCCCGATCTCCGAAGCAGGCGGCACACCACGTATCAGCCTGCAGGGATCGGGCGGTCAGATCATCGCTCCGGTCGGCACCGACCTCCCCGTACCGCCCGGGGCGGCGTTCATCGAGCTGCGGTCTTGCTCCGACCGGATGGCGGCGCTGCCCGACAGCTGCAAGAACGGAGCGTGCGCCTCTCACGTCGGTCTCCCGACCGGCTACCCCGGCACGGCGTCGGCGGGCGGCCCACAACTCGATCTGACGTTGGTGCCGAATCAGGTCAACGTGCTCAATCTCGAGGAAGCGAACCTCCTGGATCTCGAGTCGATCCAGCTCAACTTTCCACCGAGCCAGATCAACCAGAACACCCCGGTGGTCATCAATGTCGGCAGTCAGATCGGGGGCACGATCACCTTCAATCCTCCGACGCTCGTCGGGATCGGTAGCGCATCCGTACACGTCGTCTGGAACTTTCCCAACGCCGACGTTGTCAACGTCGTGGCCGGAGCCGGAGCCAGCACTGTCGACGGCACGATCATGGCTCCGTACTCGGTCGTGACCAGCACGATCTCGATCAAAGGCGGGGTCATCGCCAGCGAGTTCTACATGAGCGGGTCGTCGCTGAACGCCTCCTTCAGCTTCGAGGGGATCTTCGGATGGTGA
- a CDS encoding MMPL family transporter produces MESFWRATGINLGKYWKAVAAAVVAVTAILAIGLTQVEFATGQDSYLNPESQIALDNVEFQENFGGETVILLMSANEDGVDVADLVGPANLSALEQLTAELEAVDNVFSVITPPVSLTFSDELIKGPGRAALIAAAGRDADGGEARGADIQVGLARLAEVDDQTLGNPAWNDVLIYGNDGFELTDGELTAPADDERAIRLSLAGTFPDAQTAVAGVVLDGNLDLDAQSLATEEVLDLLEGVDLEGFDLTVTGSPVYLKEINDYLKGGMLTLGAIALGVMALVLGLMFRVRWRLLPLLAVLIGVLWTFSILGLIGIDLSLVTISGLPILIGLGIDFAIQIHNRVEEEQVLDHDEHPIAETVSNLAPPLIVAAIAGIVAFLALQLSKVPMIRDFGVLLAIGVLVLVAVGIVVPASILGIREWTTPTDDRGDSLVERIVVKLGGLPTKAGIGLVLASVVLFVGGILVEGRTKIESDPVKWIDQGSEVVADIERLENETGFGTTLGVLVQANNVYDQDVIDLVHEFTIAAEARDDVVASSSLVNTMAKIITIPGATVIPPTEEEIAGAAGVMPEAIARALVNDGQTAAQVNLRLAPASLEERAVLVDELRDDLDARLADLQLDPDSILLTDLPADQEPVRVTPAGLATVGIGLLENLSANRAALTYLSLCLAGLWLVLRFRSLSRALLALVPVFLAVGASSLIVGLVGIQLSPLTTVSGPLVIASCTEFSVLIFGRYLEERQTGLASRLASDTAAARTGRAFFTSAATTIGGFAVLMISPLPLLRDFGLIVTLNVAIALMAALIVMPPIMVWVDDRGWLGIEPQVDPNRSVRLAAPVPGDQTVLAGVGAVAFIGAAAGVYASADTSQGDATTVEYASVALPTTTTTVAPTTTTTVPPTTVPPTTVEGEEPPPSTEAPATTEPSGPVIDPADFPDTVPAGVFAPALFGLLTDAGLPGNTANCVIATSFERGGGEETLVPLLLASDPTALETVRQAGADCGAPADQVDAAIAAGTGG; encoded by the coding sequence ATGGAATCTTTCTGGAGGGCCACCGGAATCAACCTGGGGAAGTACTGGAAGGCCGTGGCGGCCGCCGTGGTGGCCGTCACCGCGATCCTCGCGATCGGGCTCACACAGGTTGAGTTCGCGACCGGTCAGGACAGCTACCTGAACCCGGAGTCGCAGATCGCGCTCGACAACGTCGAGTTCCAGGAGAACTTCGGTGGGGAGACGGTCATCTTGTTGATGTCGGCCAACGAGGACGGTGTCGACGTCGCCGACCTGGTCGGTCCGGCGAACCTCTCGGCACTCGAGCAACTCACCGCTGAACTCGAGGCGGTCGACAACGTGTTCTCGGTGATCACACCGCCGGTGTCGTTGACGTTCAGCGACGAACTGATCAAGGGTCCGGGCCGGGCCGCGTTGATCGCCGCCGCAGGTCGTGATGCCGACGGTGGTGAGGCCCGCGGTGCCGACATCCAGGTCGGTCTCGCCAGGCTCGCCGAGGTCGACGACCAAACCCTCGGCAACCCGGCGTGGAACGACGTGCTCATCTACGGCAACGACGGATTCGAACTCACCGACGGCGAGCTGACCGCCCCGGCCGACGACGAGCGTGCGATCCGGCTGTCGCTGGCCGGCACGTTCCCCGACGCACAGACCGCCGTGGCCGGTGTGGTGCTCGACGGCAACCTCGATCTCGATGCCCAATCGCTCGCGACCGAGGAGGTGCTCGACCTCCTGGAGGGCGTCGACCTCGAGGGCTTTGACCTGACGGTCACCGGCTCGCCGGTGTACCTCAAGGAGATCAACGACTACCTCAAGGGTGGGATGCTCACCCTCGGTGCGATCGCACTCGGTGTGATGGCGCTCGTGCTCGGTCTCATGTTCCGGGTGCGGTGGCGCCTGCTCCCGCTGCTCGCCGTGCTGATCGGCGTGCTGTGGACGTTCTCGATCCTCGGCCTGATCGGCATCGACCTGAGCCTCGTCACGATCTCCGGCCTGCCGATCCTGATCGGTCTCGGCATCGACTTCGCGATCCAGATCCACAACCGAGTCGAGGAAGAGCAGGTCCTCGATCATGACGAGCACCCGATCGCGGAGACGGTCTCGAACCTGGCACCCCCGCTGATCGTCGCGGCCATCGCCGGCATCGTCGCATTCCTCGCCCTGCAGTTGTCGAAGGTGCCGATGATCCGTGACTTCGGCGTGCTGCTCGCGATCGGCGTGCTCGTGCTCGTGGCCGTCGGCATCGTCGTGCCGGCGTCGATCCTCGGCATTCGTGAGTGGACGACGCCGACCGACGATCGTGGTGACTCGCTGGTCGAACGCATCGTGGTCAAGCTCGGCGGGTTGCCGACCAAGGCCGGTATCGGCCTCGTACTCGCGTCGGTCGTGCTGTTCGTCGGCGGGATCCTCGTCGAGGGCCGCACCAAGATCGAGAGCGACCCGGTCAAGTGGATCGACCAGGGCTCCGAGGTCGTCGCCGACATCGAGCGGCTGGAGAACGAGACCGGGTTCGGCACCACGCTCGGTGTCCTCGTGCAGGCCAACAACGTGTACGACCAGGACGTCATCGACCTGGTGCACGAGTTCACCATCGCGGCCGAAGCGCGCGACGACGTGGTGGCGTCGTCGAGCCTCGTGAACACGATGGCCAAGATCATCACGATTCCCGGTGCCACCGTGATCCCACCGACGGAGGAGGAGATCGCGGGGGCCGCAGGTGTCATGCCCGAAGCGATCGCGCGGGCGCTGGTCAACGACGGCCAGACCGCCGCACAGGTCAACCTGCGGCTCGCGCCGGCGAGCCTCGAGGAGCGCGCCGTACTCGTCGACGAGTTGCGCGACGACCTCGACGCGCGCCTCGCCGACCTGCAACTCGACCCCGACAGCATCCTGTTGACCGACCTGCCCGCCGATCAGGAACCCGTCAGGGTCACGCCGGCGGGTCTCGCCACCGTCGGCATCGGTCTGCTCGAGAACCTGTCCGCCAACCGTGCGGCGCTCACCTACCTGTCGCTGTGTCTCGCCGGGCTGTGGCTCGTGCTCCGCTTCCGCAGCTTGAGCCGGGCCCTGCTCGCGCTGGTGCCGGTGTTCCTGGCGGTCGGAGCGTCGTCGCTGATCGTCGGTCTCGTCGGTATCCAGCTCAGCCCGCTGACGACGGTGTCGGGTCCGCTCGTCATCGCCAGCTGTACCGAGTTCTCGGTGCTGATCTTCGGCAGATACCTGGAGGAACGACAGACAGGTCTGGCCTCGCGCCTCGCGAGCGACACGGCCGCTGCGCGTACCGGCCGAGCGTTCTTCACCTCGGCCGCGACGACGATCGGCGGGTTCGCCGTGTTGATGATCTCGCCGCTGCCGCTGCTGCGTGACTTCGGCCTGATCGTGACGCTCAACGTGGCCATCGCCCTGATGGCGGCACTCATCGTGATGCCGCCGATCATGGTGTGGGTCGACGACCGCGGTTGGCTCGGCATCGAGCCGCAGGTCGATCCGAACCGGTCGGTCCGTCTCGCCGCCCCGGTGCCCGGAGATCAGACCGTGCTGGCGGGAGTCGGCGCAGTGGCCTTCATCGGTGCCGCCGCCGGCGTGTACGCGTCGGCCGACACGTCACAGGGAGATGCCACCACGGTCGAGTACGCCTCGGTCGCGCTCCCCACCACGACGACGACCGTGGCGCCCACCACGACGACCACGGTTCCGCCCACGACGGTCCCGCCGACGACGGTCGAAGGCGAGGAACCGCCGCCGTCGACCGAGGCGCCGGCCACGAC